In a single window of the Actinomycetota bacterium genome:
- a CDS encoding SRPBCC family protein yields the protein MTSDPTTADETPTDAERIEVQRTIAADPAAVFRVLCDPEGHVAIDATGMLMAATGSPVTAAGDTFVVHMDREALNDYPLGEYDVTVTITKLVPDQEIAWTILGAIRPQIGHVYGYRVEPSGEGASIVTSYYDWSEIDPTWREAGIFPVISEAALRATLGILARTVARGWPQG from the coding sequence ATGACGAGCGACCCGACGACCGCCGACGAGACCCCGACGGATGCCGAGCGCATCGAGGTGCAACGCACCATCGCCGCCGATCCGGCGGCGGTCTTCCGTGTGCTGTGCGACCCCGAGGGCCACGTCGCCATCGACGCCACCGGCATGCTGATGGCCGCCACGGGATCACCCGTCACCGCGGCCGGCGACACCTTCGTCGTGCACATGGACCGCGAGGCGCTGAACGACTACCCGCTCGGCGAGTACGACGTCACCGTGACGATCACCAAGCTGGTGCCCGACCAGGAGATCGCCTGGACGATCCTCGGCGCGATCCGACCCCAGATCGGCCACGTCTACGGATACCGGGTGGAGCCCTCCGGCGAGGGGGCCAGCATCGTCACCTCGTACTACGACTGGTCCGAGATCGACCCCACCTGGAGAGAGGCCGGGATCTTCCCGGTGATCTCCGAGGCCGCCCTGCGGGCCACCCTCGGCATCCTGGCGCGCACCGTCGCCCGTGGATGGCCGCAGGGGTAG